From Clostridia bacterium, the proteins below share one genomic window:
- a CDS encoding serpin family protein, giving the protein MKRIIALTLALVIGAAIFAGCGNQPAEPDPAAAGYVEKPVGKVNGAALYNLDEKLLDYIAERQSGNFVISPMSFKYAYGLMLAGAEGNTKKELLGAFALENEHYINKALSSFNEYADESAGNTDLKIANSVWTREDIGSVKQSYKEKIKEYNAEYFDFSGNVAEKADEWVKGKTNGMIPRLFPEGHDTSDLVMLQLNALYFKGAWDSEFKPEDNQRSDFTKEDGSFVEKDFMFQSEAMPYYEDEDTKLVILPIRDFYSETGVVFVLGSTDDLIEKIGKAYNSRPIVNLAIPKFEVETSLENGEFCDFLKACGVADAFDASDADFSGITDMPLYVSEIIQRAKLGINEKGIEGAAATEIGYSLGFMPTESVDFKADRPFSFFVVADLQTSRHVIFEGRIVE; this is encoded by the coding sequence ATGAAAAGGATCATTGCGTTGACGCTGGCGCTCGTTATCGGAGCGGCGATATTCGCGGGCTGCGGAAACCAGCCGGCGGAGCCGGATCCGGCAGCCGCGGGCTACGTCGAAAAACCGGTCGGCAAGGTCAACGGCGCCGCGCTTTACAACCTCGACGAAAAGCTGCTCGACTATATCGCCGAGCGGCAGAGCGGAAACTTCGTCATATCTCCGATGTCATTCAAATACGCCTACGGGCTTATGCTCGCCGGCGCGGAAGGGAACACGAAAAAAGAGCTCCTTGGCGCATTCGCGCTGGAGAACGAGCATTATATCAATAAAGCGCTCTCGTCGTTCAATGAGTACGCGGATGAAAGCGCGGGCAATACCGATCTGAAAATCGCAAACTCCGTGTGGACGCGCGAGGACATAGGCTCGGTAAAACAGAGCTATAAAGAGAAAATCAAAGAGTATAACGCGGAATACTTTGACTTTTCCGGAAACGTCGCCGAAAAAGCCGACGAATGGGTGAAGGGAAAAACCAACGGTATGATCCCGCGTCTTTTCCCCGAGGGTCACGATACATCCGACCTCGTTATGCTGCAGCTGAACGCCTTATATTTCAAGGGTGCCTGGGATTCGGAGTTCAAACCCGAAGACAATCAACGTTCTGATTTTACGAAGGAAGACGGTTCTTTCGTCGAAAAGGACTTTATGTTCCAATCGGAAGCGATGCCGTATTACGAGGATGAGGATACCAAACTTGTGATCTTGCCTATCAGAGACTTTTATAGCGAGACGGGCGTCGTTTTCGTTCTCGGAAGCACCGACGATCTGATCGAAAAAATCGGAAAGGCTTATAACAGCAGGCCGATAGTCAATCTGGCGATACCGAAGTTCGAGGTCGAAACGTCTTTGGAGAACGGCGAGTTCTGCGATTTCCTGAAAGCGTGCGGCGTTGCCGACGCGTTCGATGCTTCGGACGCGGACTTTTCCGGAATTACCGATATGCCGCTTTATGTCAGCGAGATCATCCAGAGAGCGAAGCTCGGAATCAACGAAAAAGGAATAGAAGGCGCGGCCGCGACGGAAATAGGTTACTCTTTAGGTTTCATGCCGACGGAATCGGTGGATTTCAAAGCCGACCGCCCGTTTTCCTTCTTCGTCGTCGCCGATCTTCAGACGTCGCGCCACGTTATTTTCGAGGGGCGCATCGTCGAGTAA
- a CDS encoding corrinoid protein yields MSILNEISEYIQRGRAPEVEASVTKALEDGIPAQQILSEGLLDGMNVIGEKFKNNEVFVPEVLIAARAMNKGTALLKPYLAAEGVKEKGVAVIGTVKGDLHDIGKNLVKMMMEGRGIKVIDVGVDVPAQKFIDVAEENDAQIICCSALLTTTMNEMKNVVDAVNASGLKGKVKVMVGGAPVSQAFADSIGADCYTSDAASAAEAAVGFLE; encoded by the coding sequence ATGTCTATTCTCAATGAAATAAGCGAATACATCCAGCGCGGCAGAGCGCCGGAGGTCGAGGCCTCCGTCACAAAGGCGCTTGAAGACGGCATTCCCGCGCAGCAGATACTTTCAGAAGGACTGCTCGACGGAATGAACGTCATCGGCGAGAAGTTCAAGAATAACGAAGTCTTCGTGCCGGAGGTGCTTATCGCCGCCCGCGCGATGAATAAAGGCACCGCGCTGCTCAAGCCCTACCTCGCCGCGGAAGGCGTCAAGGAGAAGGGCGTCGCCGTCATCGGTACCGTAAAGGGCGACCTGCACGACATAGGCAAAAACCTCGTCAAGATGATGATGGAGGGGCGCGGCATAAAGGTCATCGACGTCGGCGTAGACGTCCCCGCGCAGAAATTCATCGACGTCGCCGAAGAAAACGACGCGCAGATCATCTGCTGCTCCGCGCTGCTGACGACGACGATGAACGAGATGAAAAACGTCGTCGACGCAGTCAACGCCTCCGGGCTCAAGGGCAAGGTCAAGGTCATGGTCGGCGGCGCGCCTGTCAGCCAGGCGTTCGCCGACAGCATCGGCGCGGATTGCTATACCTCCGACGCCGCCTCCGCAGCCGAAGCTGCGGTGGGCTTCCTTGAATAG